A part of Macrobrachium nipponense isolate FS-2020 chromosome 26, ASM1510439v2, whole genome shotgun sequence genomic DNA contains:
- the LOC135200427 gene encoding uncharacterized protein LOC135200427: MKYHNSVERTEISEYDINGNMELPDNAEAAPYHKKETIASNECSSTISRPMPKIAVKSDIFEESCSEEVKQVSPSVSVTASASDGCCSDDVVVLEEFDCKKEVKNASSEDSNSSGVGQKFDTASVSGKDKNQRKITAYFLKMKECDNVKKIPGETQGTM; the protein is encoded by the coding sequence ATGAAGTATCATAATAGTGTTGAAAGGACAGAGATAAGCGAGTATGACATAAATGGGAATATGGAATTGCCTGACAATGCTGAAGCAGCTCCTTAccacaaaaaagagacaattgcTTCAAATGAGTGCTCTTCTACCATCTCCAGACCCATGCCAAAAATTGCTGTAAAATCAGATATTTTTGAAGAAAGTTGTTCAGAGGAGGTGAAGCAAGTTTCACCTTCCGTCTCCGTGACCGCTTCTGCCTCAGATGGTTGTTGCAGTGATGATGTAGTTGTGTTGGAGGAATTTGACTGTAAAAAGGAAGTGAAAAATGCATCTTCTGAGGACAGTAATAGCAGTGGAGTAGGTCAGAAGTTTGATACAGCAAGTGTTAGTGGTAAAGACAAGAATCAGAGAAAAATTACAGCTTACTTTCTCAAGATGAAGGAGTGTGATAATGTGAAAAAAATTCCAGGGGAAACTCAAGGCACCATGTGA